AATTAAAACCCTTGAGCTGTAATACTCAAGGGTTTTTCTATTAGATAGAAGTCCAATTTATTCGACAATTGTTATATGCATTGGATTGACCTGACGATTATTGGCTGTTATATGGTAGCCATGTTAGGTTTTGGGTTATTCTTTTTGAAAAAAAATGAAGGAGCTGATGACTATTATGTAGGCGGTCGCAACATGGGTAGTCTGCACGTTGGCCTTTCAGTTGTTGCTACTGACGTCGGCGGTGGATTCTCTATTGGTCTTGGTGGCTTGGGTTTTGTGATGGGCCTATCGGGATCATGGATGCTCTTTACAGGTTTGATTGGTGCTTGGCTTGCCGCTGTGCTTCTTATCCCAAAAGTGAAAGGGAATAAAGCCTTTGATAATGCTTACACCTTTCCAGAAGTTTTTAAGTATTATTTTAATCCTAAAGTAGCTTTGGTAGCCGGTATTATTTCGGCAGTGGGATACGCTGGTTTTACAAGCTCTCAGATTTTAGCCGGCGCGAAGCTGGCAACAGGCACTTTCGCTGATCTGGACTTACAAACAGCACTTATTATTATGGGGTCTGTAGCCGTACTTTATACCGTAATGGGCGGGCTCAAAGCTGTTATTTACACTGATACCGTACAGTGGGCCATCCTAATGGTCGGACTCATTTTTGTAGGTATTCCTATATCATACTATGCCGTGGGCGGCTGGGAAGCTATTTCACAAACTGTTGATCCGGCTCTGCTTTCAATGACAAATATGGATTGGCAACGCGTGGTGTACTGGGCAGTCACGATTATTCCTATCTGGTTTGTAGGCATGACGTTGTACCAGCGCATTTACGCTTGTAATGACGAGGAAACGGCTAAGCGAGCCTGGTATTTAGCCGGACTTTTTGAATGGCCGGTGATGGCATTTATGGGTATTTCCTTAGGACTGTTTGCTAAAGTGGGTGCTGCTCAAGGCATGTTCGATTATTTAGGTGTTGCAAACGCTGCCGAGGCCGATCCTGAAACTGGTCTCCCTATGCTGTTACGTACCGTACTGCCCGTTGGACTTATGGGGATTATGATGAGCGCCTATTTTTCGGCTATACTCTCTACCGCAGATAGTTGTCTGATGGCCGCATCCGGTAATGTAGTTTCCGATATTATTGGTTATTTTAAAGATGTTGACCATGACAGCGATACCTTTTTGCGGTTTTCGCAGATAACGACCCTTATCATTGGTGCCGGAGCATTATTAATAGCTACAAGAATGACTAATGTGCTTAATCTAATGCTGTACTCATATGCATTTATGGTATCAGGATTGTTCGTACCTATTTTGGGTGCACTTTACTGGCCCAAGAGTAGCAGCACAGGTGCAATTGCAGCTATGATCTTAGGCGGGGGAACAACACTGGCGCTGGAACTTTTGCTGCAAACTATTGTTTTAAACCTTCAAGTTATACCATTGTTTAATTTACCGAAAATTGTTTGGTCTATAGAAAAACTACCTGCCGGACTAGATGCTAACGTATTTGGTATTAGTGTTTCAGCGATCGTATTCTTTGTTGTTTCACTGATCTTTCCCGATAGTAAGGGATCAAAAGCCGAAGTACAGGCACAAGAAAATATTAATGCAACTGCTTAACATGGAATTTGATATTATACAATCTGATATCCAGAATCCCACAGCTTTTAGTCGCGAAGATATCGCAGACTTTTTGTATGAACATCTAGATGAATATGGAGATGAAAAAAAGCATATATTATCGTGCATCAGTTATGCATATGGAGATAAAGAAGCTCAGGACGGTTTTATTTTAGTTGCCCATAAGGAGGATCAAATTTTAGGTACGGTAATTATTAACGATACCAACATGGCTGGCTTTATTCCCGAGCATATTTTGGTGTATATTGCCGTAGCGTCTGAGGCACGCGGACAGGGATTGGGTAAAAAACTGATGGAACGAATTATTGACGAAACCGAAGGAGATATAGCGCTGCATGTTGAGCCCGACAATCCTGCCAAGCACCTGTATGAGAAATACGGGTTTACGAACAAATATTTAGAAATGAGACTTAAGAAATAGGGAATGGCCTATTTAAAACTGTATCGTGATAAACTACGCGATAACTACGATTATCTCGATAATCTGTTCAAAGAAAATGGCATCAAGTGGGGTATTACCACAAAGCTGCTCTGTGGACATGAAGAATATTTGAAAGAAGTAGCTGATCTTGGGATTGGTGAAATGCTTGATTCCCGGATCAGCAACCTGAAAAAGATTAAGGAGATTGACCCCAATACTCTGACGACATATATCAAGCCACCGCCGAGAGATATTATCGATTCGGTGGTAAAATATGCTGATGTGAGTCTTAATACTGAGCTTTCTACGCTCCACGCTCTTTCCGAAGAGGCCCAACGGCAGGATAAAATTCATAAGGTCATTATCATGATTGAGTTGGGTGACCTGCGAGAAGGGGTGATCAGGGAAAATTTGATCGATTTCTATGAGAAAGTTTTTAAGCTCACCAATATCGAAGTGATTGGGATTGGTGCCAATCTCAATTGCATGCACGGGGTAATGCCTGATGAGGATAAGCTGATTCAGCTTTCACTTTATAAACAGATTATTGAGCTTCGCTTTGATAAAAACATCCCCTTGGTATCCGGTGGAACAACAGTGACCATACCACTACTTTTGCGTAACCAGCTGCCCAGCGGCGTGAATCATTTTAGAGTAGGGGAGGCTCTGTTCTTTGGAAAGAATTTATTTACAGAGGGCACGATCGAAGGGATGCATAATGATGTTCTTGAGCTTTATTCGCAGGTTATTGAAATAGCCGAAAAACCCAAAGTGCCCAGTGGAGAACTGGGTTTGGATCCACAGGGAGAAAGGACTGAAATTGACGAAGATCAGCTGGGAGAAACTTCCTATCGCGCCATCTTGGATATTGGATACCTGGATATTAATCCCGACCATCTTATAGATATAGAAGGGAATGTTGAAATTGCCGATGCCAGCTCGGATATGCTTATTCTTGATGTGGGTGAAAATGAAGCCGGCTACGAGGTTGGTGACTTTATTCGTTTTCGAATGAAATACATGGGAGCCCTTGGTATTATGAACTCCGACTATATTGATAAAATTGTAGAGTAACAATTTTGTCACTCTGTCCGTTAATAGCATGTTGCTTAGTATTTCTTTAGGATATAAATAGTTTAATTTTAATCTATGTCCGACTTATCTGATTATAGTTTTTCAAAAGTAATGGATTATCCGGATGATCCGGAAGCATTTTATATATTTGATTTTTCTGGCGGATATGATGAAGCATTTATCCGAGAACAGGGTTGGGGAATTGGCCGATATAACGAAGAGCGTACCGATATGTATAATACGCCTTTGTTTGATGGTCGCAGGAATATCCACATGGGTATTGACATCTGGGCATCGGCAGGGGAGCCCGTTTTCTCTTTTTGGGAGGGGCTAGTTGTTTATAAACAACAAAACGACAACGACGGTGACTACGGTCCTACTATTGTTATCAAGTACAATTTTGATAATGAAGATTTATTTGCCTTATATGGACACTTGTCCCGCGAATCTTTGGAGATGGTAAAAGTAGGAGGTGAGATTGCAAAAGGACAGCAGATTGCCACTCTCGGTAGCGAAAAAGTCAACGGAGGGTGGGAGCCTCATCTTCATTTTCAACTTTCGGTTGATGATCCCAAAGAAGCCGATATGCCCGGTGTAGTTTCAGAAAAAAATAGAGAAGAGGCGTTAGAAAAGTACCCAGATCCCCGAATAATATTAGGAGATTTGTATTAAGTAAAAAGAAGAGTGTTTCTATCGTTTTACTCTTATTACCATTGGCAATTCTGCGTGAAAATCCACTAATTAAGCATTGTGGAAATTTAGAGTTAGAATGTACAGCATGCCTTTTAATATTGACAGTGATCTTACAGAATTAACGAGCATTCGGCATCATCTTCATTCCATTGCAGAAATTTCGGGGAATGAACAAAAAACCAGTAAATTTATTACAGATTTTTTGGAAGAAACGGCCCCCCATCATCTGCAAACCGGCATTGGGGGAGAGGGAATTTTAGCTACCTATAAGGGAGACCATACAGGCCCACATATTTTGCTGCGTTCCGAACTTGATGCGTTGCCCATTCCCGACATAAATGATGTTGATTACCAGTCAAAGACTGAAGGCGTTGGTCACAAGTGCGGCCACGATGGACACATGACTATATTATGTGGAGTGGCTCAGTTATTGGCTCAAAACCCTTTAGAAACCGGAAAGGTATCACTGCTTTTTCAGCCAGCCGAAGAAACGGGACAGGGAGCGTCAAGGGTTGTTGAGGATGAAAAATTTCAAGATTTATCGCCAGATTATTGTTTTGCTTTGCACAATCTTCCGGGCTTTCAGAAGCACCAGATTATTGTTCGTAAAGATGTATTTGCAGCAGCATCAGTAGGATGTATTATTCGCCTCAAAGGGGCAACGGCGCATGCTGCCCATCCCGAAGAAGGTAAGAGTCCGGCATTGGCGATGGCGCAAATGGTTGAAGCGTTTTCGGCTATTCCTCAATTCTACAGTTCACTAGAGCAGGCCGCAAAGGTAACGGTTATTAATGCCGACCTGGGGGAGCGAGCTTTCGGTACTTCTCCCGGTGAGGCAACTGTCATGGCCACACTTCGCGCCTATGATGATAACGTCTTGGCCAACTTGAAAGAACAGTGCCTGCGTATTGCCAACCATACTGCAAAAACGTATGAACTTGCTATTGATCATGAATGGGTAGAGGAATTTCCTTCAACGATTAATAATAGTGAGGCCGTAGATTATATAACTTCAGCTGCTCAGAATTTAGAGCATAAGTTAAATGTAAAACAGTATCCGTTTAGCTGGTCAGAAGACTTTGGTCATATCACGGCGGAGATTTCAGGTGCTATGTTTGGATTAGGAGCAGGAAAAGAGCAGCCTGCTTTGCACGCCGAGGATTATGACTTTCCTGATGAAATTATTTCCACTGGAATTTCAATGTTTATGCAAATTGTAACAGAGGTATTGAACGAATCATGAAGAATGCTTTATATCCATCCCGTATTGAGCTGAGTAAATCATCTTTTGAGAAAAATGTTTCATTTCTACAGGATTACGTTGGTAAGGATGTGGTGTTTAGTTCTGTCATCAAGGGGAATGCCTATGGGCACGGGATCGAAGATTTTGTGCCTATGGCAGAGGAGTGCGGAGTGCGTCATTTTTCAGTTTTTAGTTCTGATGAAGCTCGTAAAGCTTGTCGAGCTAAAAATTACGAGGAGACCCACGTTATGATTATGGGGATGATCAATAATGGTGCGCTGGGCTGGGCCATCGAAAATGATGTCTCCTTTTTTGTGTTTGAACTTAATAGGTTAAAGGCAGCTATCGAGGAAGCCGATCGTATTGGCAAGCAAGCACGGATCCATCTGCATCTTGAGACCGGCATGAACAGGCTGGGACTCGAAGAGCATAAATTTGAAGAAGCGGTCTCACTCATCAAGAAATATAGGCAACATTTACAGCTCGATGGAATTTGCACACATTATGCTGGAGCTGAGAGTGTTGGGAATTATGTGCGTATTCAAGAGCAAATTGAAAATTTTGAGGAATATTGCGATTGGTTTGAAGAGCGTGATATAAATCCAAAACATCGTCATACAGCTTGTTCTGCTTCGGCTCTTAACTATCCAGAGACGATTATGGACTTGGTGCGCATAGGTATCTCCCAGTATGGATTCTGGCCCAATCGTGAAACCTACATGAACTTTGTCAAAC
The sequence above is a segment of the Fodinibius salinus genome. Coding sequences within it:
- a CDS encoding peptidoglycan DD-metalloendopeptidase family protein, coding for MSDLSDYSFSKVMDYPDDPEAFYIFDFSGGYDEAFIREQGWGIGRYNEERTDMYNTPLFDGRRNIHMGIDIWASAGEPVFSFWEGLVVYKQQNDNDGDYGPTIVIKYNFDNEDLFALYGHLSRESLEMVKVGGEIAKGQQIATLGSEKVNGGWEPHLHFQLSVDDPKEADMPGVVSEKNREEALEKYPDPRIILGDLY
- the alr gene encoding alanine racemase; amino-acid sequence: MKNALYPSRIELSKSSFEKNVSFLQDYVGKDVVFSSVIKGNAYGHGIEDFVPMAEECGVRHFSVFSSDEARKACRAKNYEETHVMIMGMINNGALGWAIENDVSFFVFELNRLKAAIEEADRIGKQARIHLHLETGMNRLGLEEHKFEEAVSLIKKYRQHLQLDGICTHYAGAESVGNYVRIQEQIENFEEYCDWFEERDINPKHRHTACSASALNYPETIMDLVRIGISQYGFWPNRETYMNFVKRYPDVQAKHKDPLERVLTWKSQIMSTKKVPAGEFVGYGNTYLTSRDQEIASIPIGYSHGFGRNLTNVGIVLVKGERAPVAGLVNMNLLTIDITDIPEVSKGDEVVIIGKQGDQEMTVASFSEMRNFMNYEVLVQIPSSIPRFVVK
- a CDS encoding sodium:solute symporter family protein, with the protein product MHWIDLTIIGCYMVAMLGFGLFFLKKNEGADDYYVGGRNMGSLHVGLSVVATDVGGGFSIGLGGLGFVMGLSGSWMLFTGLIGAWLAAVLLIPKVKGNKAFDNAYTFPEVFKYYFNPKVALVAGIISAVGYAGFTSSQILAGAKLATGTFADLDLQTALIIMGSVAVLYTVMGGLKAVIYTDTVQWAILMVGLIFVGIPISYYAVGGWEAISQTVDPALLSMTNMDWQRVVYWAVTIIPIWFVGMTLYQRIYACNDEETAKRAWYLAGLFEWPVMAFMGISLGLFAKVGAAQGMFDYLGVANAAEADPETGLPMLLRTVLPVGLMGIMMSAYFSAILSTADSCLMAASGNVVSDIIGYFKDVDHDSDTFLRFSQITTLIIGAGALLIATRMTNVLNLMLYSYAFMVSGLFVPILGALYWPKSSSTGAIAAMILGGGTTLALELLLQTIVLNLQVIPLFNLPKIVWSIEKLPAGLDANVFGISVSAIVFFVVSLIFPDSKGSKAEVQAQENINATA
- a CDS encoding GNAT family N-acetyltransferase; amino-acid sequence: MEFDIIQSDIQNPTAFSREDIADFLYEHLDEYGDEKKHILSCISYAYGDKEAQDGFILVAHKEDQILGTVIINDTNMAGFIPEHILVYIAVASEARGQGLGKKLMERIIDETEGDIALHVEPDNPAKHLYEKYGFTNKYLEMRLKK
- a CDS encoding alanine racemase, which translates into the protein MAYLKLYRDKLRDNYDYLDNLFKENGIKWGITTKLLCGHEEYLKEVADLGIGEMLDSRISNLKKIKEIDPNTLTTYIKPPPRDIIDSVVKYADVSLNTELSTLHALSEEAQRQDKIHKVIIMIELGDLREGVIRENLIDFYEKVFKLTNIEVIGIGANLNCMHGVMPDEDKLIQLSLYKQIIELRFDKNIPLVSGGTTVTIPLLLRNQLPSGVNHFRVGEALFFGKNLFTEGTIEGMHNDVLELYSQVIEIAEKPKVPSGELGLDPQGERTEIDEDQLGETSYRAILDIGYLDINPDHLIDIEGNVEIADASSDMLILDVGENEAGYEVGDFIRFRMKYMGALGIMNSDYIDKIVE
- a CDS encoding amidohydrolase → MPFNIDSDLTELTSIRHHLHSIAEISGNEQKTSKFITDFLEETAPHHLQTGIGGEGILATYKGDHTGPHILLRSELDALPIPDINDVDYQSKTEGVGHKCGHDGHMTILCGVAQLLAQNPLETGKVSLLFQPAEETGQGASRVVEDEKFQDLSPDYCFALHNLPGFQKHQIIVRKDVFAAASVGCIIRLKGATAHAAHPEEGKSPALAMAQMVEAFSAIPQFYSSLEQAAKVTVINADLGERAFGTSPGEATVMATLRAYDDNVLANLKEQCLRIANHTAKTYELAIDHEWVEEFPSTINNSEAVDYITSAAQNLEHKLNVKQYPFSWSEDFGHITAEISGAMFGLGAGKEQPALHAEDYDFPDEIISTGISMFMQIVTEVLNES